One genomic segment of Candidatus Edwardsbacteria bacterium includes these proteins:
- a CDS encoding DUF3098 domain-containing protein, with amino-acid sequence MAKKTDRRPAAKYEAVSKESAPETPIGFTRVNYVLFAAAAGLILLGFLFLSSPTFGGGFPFVHPFKGGINGWLTMNAAPVLLVLGYCVVIPIAIIKK; translated from the coding sequence ATGGCAAAAAAAACTGATAGGCGGCCAGCCGCCAAATATGAGGCGGTCAGCAAGGAATCCGCCCCGGAGACCCCCATCGGCTTTACCAGGGTAAATTATGTTTTGTTCGCCGCTGCTGCCGGGCTGATCCTGTTGGGCTTCCTGTTCCTTTCCAGTCCCACATTTGGCGGCGGTTTCCCGTTCGTTCACCCCTTTAAGGGCGGGATCAACGGATGGCTTACCATGAACGCGGCCCCGGTGCTGCTGGTGCTGGGATACTGCGTGGTGATCCCGATCGCGATCATAAAGAAATAA
- a CDS encoding pyridoxine 5'-phosphate synthase: MERIRLGVNIDHVATLRQARRSLQPDPVWAAAVATLAGADGITVHLRSDRRHIQDRDVQLLRQTVNTHLNVELAADDEMVALMTDIKPDAVCLVPEKPGEITTQGGLDLQKAGDRVARAARQLKAAGISVTCFIEPDDKQVKLARKLGADAIEINTNAFSQARVDGMQKEAARVAQAAKLAQKLGLKVHAGHGLDYFNLLPVVGIPQITELNIGHAIIAQAVLVGLDRAVRDMKALLER, from the coding sequence ATGGAAAGAATAAGACTGGGCGTAAATATCGATCATGTGGCCACCCTGAGGCAGGCCAGAAGGTCCCTTCAGCCGGACCCGGTGTGGGCCGCGGCCGTGGCCACCCTGGCCGGGGCCGACGGCATAACGGTGCATCTGCGCTCCGACCGCCGCCATATCCAGGACCGGGACGTCCAGCTGCTTCGCCAGACGGTCAACACCCATCTCAACGTGGAATTGGCGGCCGATGACGAAATGGTTGCCTTGATGACCGATATCAAGCCCGATGCGGTGTGCCTGGTGCCTGAGAAACCAGGCGAGATAACCACCCAGGGGGGGCTGGACCTGCAAAAGGCCGGGGACCGGGTGGCCCGGGCCGCCAGACAGCTGAAGGCGGCCGGGATATCGGTGACCTGCTTCATCGAGCCGGACGACAAACAGGTCAAACTGGCCCGAAAACTGGGGGCCGATGCCATAGAGATCAACACCAACGCTTTTTCCCAGGCCCGGGTGGATGGGATGCAAAAGGAGGCCGCCCGGGTGGCCCAGGCCGCCAAGCTGGCCCAAAAACTGGGTCTGAAAGTGCACGCCGGGCACGGGCTTGATTATTTTAATCTGCTTCCCGTGGTCGGAATTCCCCAGATAACCGAACTGAACATCGGGCATGCCATCATCGCCCAAGCGGTGCTGGTGGGTCTGGATAGGGCGGTTCGCGACATGAAAGCGCTTTTGGAAAGGTAG
- a CDS encoding sensor domain-containing protein: protein MKDLSTGLKNILGVGLKPGSYLNILYLLLAFPLGIFYFVYLITGFSIGLGLLYLFIGLPFLLLTMFSWRIFARFEGFQARWLLKAAVQADRPLRWTEANGFWNWIISRLSSKYTWKGLVYLLLKAPLGVASFIVTFTLAGVSGVLIIAPFIYRFVDYELPWGAISTMPQALSLTAIGLVLGLFSLHLFNGLAAVFRWLSKSLLNSGQRLAVAE from the coding sequence ATGAAGGACCTGTCAACGGGCCTGAAAAACATCCTGGGCGTCGGTTTGAAGCCCGGTTCGTATCTGAATATCCTGTACCTCTTGCTGGCCTTCCCCCTGGGGATCTTCTATTTTGTATATCTGATCACCGGATTCTCCATCGGCCTGGGCCTGCTATACTTATTTATCGGCCTGCCATTCCTGCTGCTGACCATGTTCTCCTGGAGGATCTTTGCCCGGTTTGAGGGGTTTCAGGCCAGATGGCTTTTAAAAGCGGCCGTCCAGGCCGACCGGCCGCTTAGGTGGACCGAAGCCAACGGCTTCTGGAATTGGATCATCTCCCGGCTCTCCAGCAAATATACCTGGAAGGGGTTGGTTTACCTTTTATTGAAGGCACCGTTAGGCGTTGCCTCCTTTATTGTTACCTTCACCCTGGCCGGCGTTTCCGGAGTTCTGATAATCGCTCCGTTCATATACAGATTCGTGGATTATGAACTGCCCTGGGGAGCCATCAGCACCATGCCTCAGGCCTTAAGTTTGACCGCCATCGGACTGGTTTTGGGTCTGTTTTCACTTCACCTATTCAATGGCCTGGCTGCCGTATTCAGATGGCTTTCCAAAAGTCTGTTAAATTCCGGACAAAGACTGGCTGTTGCGGAGTAA
- the valS gene encoding valine--tRNA ligase, with the protein MGKIPEKYQFDQIEKKLMQRWLEEKIYHWDQTRGREETFVVDTPPPTVSGSLHVGSAFGYIQQDVIVRQRRMRGFNIFYPMGWDDNGLPTERRVQNFYNVRCNTHLPYQPGFKPKNDKKSHPEEINRDNFIELCHNVTGEDEKVFKQLWQHLGLSIDWQLEYATIDDLCRRTSQLSFAKLFKDGHVYSMFAPHLWDVDFQTAVSQAEVEDRNMPGFFHNIRFGVEGDSTGSSQAASFVIATTRPELLASCVAVIAHPEDERYKALFGKKAVTPLFRVPVPIIANDKADPEKGTGILMVCTFGDVMDVEWWRQYKLPLRQTIGRNGRMMPVQFGPQGWESLNAGQANEFYGQLSGKNIKQAQAAVVELLRNADTEALSGLGAPLQGDPRPIEHPVKMYEKGERPLEIIPTRQWYIRIMDKKEALIEQGNKIKWHPDFMKVRYENWVQGLNQDWCVSRQRYFGVPFPVWYKLDPEGNPDHENPILADEKMLPTDPQSHPAPGFDESQRDKPNGFTGDPDVMDTWATSSMTPQIASHWALGDGRHQKVFPMDIRPQGPEIIRTWAFYTIVKAYLHENRIPWHNVLVNGWILDPDRKKMSKSHGQAITPEHLLQQYSSDGVRYWSAKARLGVDTAYDEALFANGKRLVTKLYNASKFVAGHLLNQDLSSLTTDKVIEELDRSFLDHLLQVVTKTGKHFDNFEYADALQYTESFFWEKFCDNYLELVKVRAYQEEMTPGKISALATLKFTLSVLLRLFAPFIPFFTEEAWGWIFASDQGRDRSIHTSAWPEEKEFSGVAKPGVNDAFGAAMEVLSAVRKTKSEAKVSVKTPLKGLSISGNEEDIKVIKLIWNDLLQTAGAREAETSFAKPAAGRFEIKAEL; encoded by the coding sequence ATGGGAAAGATACCTGAAAAATACCAATTCGACCAAATAGAAAAAAAGCTGATGCAGCGCTGGCTGGAGGAGAAGATATACCACTGGGACCAAACCCGGGGGAGAGAGGAGACCTTTGTGGTGGATACCCCGCCGCCCACGGTAAGCGGTTCTCTGCATGTGGGGTCGGCCTTCGGCTACATCCAGCAGGATGTGATCGTCCGCCAGAGAAGGATGAGGGGCTTTAACATTTTCTACCCCATGGGCTGGGATGACAACGGGCTTCCCACCGAGCGGCGGGTGCAGAACTTCTACAATGTCCGATGCAACACCCATCTGCCTTACCAGCCCGGCTTCAAACCCAAAAATGATAAGAAATCGCATCCCGAGGAGATCAACCGGGACAATTTCATCGAACTGTGCCACAATGTAACCGGGGAGGACGAAAAGGTCTTCAAACAGCTGTGGCAGCATTTGGGTCTGTCCATAGACTGGCAGCTGGAATACGCCACCATCGATGATCTCTGCCGGAGAACCTCGCAGTTATCCTTTGCAAAGCTTTTCAAAGATGGCCATGTCTACTCCATGTTTGCCCCCCATCTGTGGGATGTGGATTTCCAGACGGCCGTCTCTCAAGCCGAGGTGGAGGACCGGAACATGCCGGGTTTCTTTCACAACATCAGATTCGGAGTGGAGGGTGATTCGACAGGCTCATCACAAGCGGCATCTTTTGTCATCGCCACCACCAGGCCGGAACTGCTGGCCTCCTGCGTGGCGGTGATCGCCCACCCCGAGGATGAAAGATATAAAGCCCTTTTCGGCAAAAAGGCTGTCACCCCGCTGTTCCGCGTCCCGGTGCCGATCATCGCCAACGACAAGGCCGACCCGGAAAAGGGCACCGGGATCCTGATGGTCTGCACCTTCGGCGATGTGATGGACGTCGAATGGTGGCGCCAGTACAAACTCCCCCTCAGACAGACCATAGGCCGCAACGGCCGGATGATGCCGGTCCAATTCGGCCCCCAGGGTTGGGAAAGTCTGAATGCCGGCCAGGCCAATGAATTCTACGGACAGCTCTCCGGCAAGAACATCAAGCAGGCGCAGGCAGCAGTAGTGGAACTGCTGAGGAATGCCGATACCGAGGCTCTCTCTGGCTTAGGCGCTCCACTACAGGGAGATCCCAGGCCTATAGAGCATCCGGTAAAGATGTATGAGAAGGGCGAGCGCCCTTTGGAGATAATTCCCACCCGCCAGTGGTATATCCGGATAATGGACAAGAAAGAGGCCCTGATAGAGCAGGGCAACAAGATCAAATGGCATCCCGATTTCATGAAGGTTCGCTATGAGAACTGGGTGCAGGGATTGAACCAGGATTGGTGCGTCAGCCGTCAGCGGTATTTCGGGGTGCCGTTCCCGGTGTGGTACAAGCTGGATCCGGAAGGCAATCCCGATCACGAGAATCCCATTCTGGCCGATGAAAAAATGCTGCCCACCGATCCCCAGTCGCACCCCGCACCGGGATTCGATGAAAGCCAGAGGGACAAGCCCAACGGATTCACCGGCGACCCCGATGTGATGGATACCTGGGCCACCAGTTCCATGACCCCCCAGATCGCCAGCCACTGGGCACTGGGTGACGGAAGGCACCAGAAGGTCTTTCCCATGGACATCCGGCCCCAGGGGCCGGAGATCATCCGGACCTGGGCCTTCTACACCATCGTCAAGGCCTATCTTCATGAGAACCGGATACCCTGGCATAACGTGCTGGTCAACGGCTGGATACTGGACCCCGACCGCAAGAAGATGTCCAAGAGCCACGGCCAAGCGATAACTCCGGAACACCTGTTGCAGCAGTATTCCTCGGACGGCGTCCGGTACTGGTCGGCCAAGGCCCGTCTGGGGGTAGATACCGCCTATGACGAGGCTTTGTTTGCCAACGGCAAGCGGCTGGTCACCAAACTGTACAACGCTTCCAAGTTTGTGGCCGGTCACCTTCTGAACCAGGACCTGTCATCGCTTACCACGGATAAGGTCATCGAGGAACTGGACCGCAGCTTCCTTGACCACTTGCTGCAGGTTGTCACCAAAACAGGAAAGCATTTCGATAATTTCGAATATGCCGATGCCCTGCAGTACACCGAATCGTTCTTCTGGGAGAAGTTCTGTGATAATTATCTGGAATTGGTAAAGGTCCGGGCCTATCAGGAGGAGATGACCCCGGGAAAGATCTCGGCCCTGGCCACCCTGAAATTCACCCTGTCGGTATTGCTGCGGCTGTTCGCCCCGTTCATCCCCTTCTTCACCGAGGAGGCCTGGGGCTGGATATTCGCCTCGGACCAAGGCCGGGACAGATCGATACACACTTCGGCCTGGCCCGAGGAGAAGGAGTTCTCCGGCGTGGCAAAACCAGGGGTGAACGACGCCTTCGGAGCGGCCATGGAGGTGCTGTCCGCGGTCCGCAAGACCAAGAGCGAGGCCAAGGTCAGCGTCAAAACGCCTCTGAAGGGTCTATCGATATCAGGAAACGAGGAGGATATAAAGGTCATAAAACTGATCTGGAACGATCTGCTGCAGACGGCCGGGGCCCGGGAGGCCGAAACCTCCTTTGCCAAACCGGCAGCCGGCAGGTTCGAGATCAAAGCGGAGCTCTAA
- a CDS encoding PEGA domain-containing protein has translation MKKALLVVGLGLLLTGLAMGGTQKTAISVMDLNTSSGLSPKELSLLTDKLLNSLVEYRVYHVVEKSKRDEILKEQGFQMTGACSEASCLVEVGQLLGAQKMIGGTIGKLGTIYVVELRMIDIQTGGIDLSFSRNYGKIADLLTAMKEAAEIFSSWKPGAGQSAKPGGIFVITEPDGAKIMVDGQEHNGLTPNLIYPLSEGLHQVSLVKEGYSLFSTSRLVSIGKVDTINAPLMSLAGKLKIKTDPAGAKLYLNKKYQGIVTEQGITIDDLTDSLYQIKATKWGYKTYNAKLIPTPGRETKIDAKMPLRRWKINFCSFDFVKTLVSSAEDVATFASYSATTQTMSVTEDDFVGSGLGGGAGVGFALNRNITLGLMYQFRIYPDAIEKNLSSDWYSTTMQSEDLEINFTSHTPLVNLAVAVPWGRLEPYGEIRYGAISFSAKADGEYYIQYMSRPSVDSAYTIDSTITRTIDDKVVYRTLQVGGGFLFWLKPDREALRVYWMYSRDSFEDFSMPGSQQEIDLKASGLQFGCGFTVHF, from the coding sequence ATGAAAAAGGCGTTGCTGGTCGTTGGACTAGGTCTTTTATTGACCGGCTTGGCCATGGGCGGGACACAAAAGACCGCCATCTCGGTGATGGACCTCAATACCTCTTCGGGGCTTTCACCGAAGGAGCTGTCCCTGCTGACCGACAAGCTGCTGAACAGCCTGGTGGAATACCGGGTTTACCATGTGGTGGAAAAATCCAAAAGAGATGAAATACTAAAAGAACAGGGCTTCCAGATGACCGGGGCCTGCAGCGAAGCCTCCTGCCTGGTGGAGGTCGGACAGCTGCTGGGGGCCCAGAAGATGATCGGCGGCACCATCGGCAAACTGGGCACAATCTATGTGGTCGAATTGCGGATGATAGACATCCAGACCGGGGGCATAGACCTGTCGTTTTCCCGCAACTACGGAAAGATAGCCGACCTGTTGACCGCCATGAAGGAGGCGGCCGAGATATTCTCCTCCTGGAAGCCGGGTGCCGGACAATCTGCCAAGCCGGGCGGGATTTTTGTGATCACCGAGCCCGATGGGGCCAAGATAATGGTGGACGGGCAGGAACATAACGGCCTGACCCCGAATCTGATATATCCCCTATCCGAGGGGCTGCACCAGGTTTCGTTGGTGAAGGAGGGCTACAGCCTGTTTTCCACCAGCCGGCTGGTAAGCATCGGGAAGGTGGACACCATCAACGCCCCGCTGATGAGCCTGGCCGGCAAACTTAAGATCAAGACCGATCCGGCCGGGGCCAAGCTGTACCTGAACAAGAAATACCAGGGGATCGTTACTGAACAAGGCATAACCATAGATGACCTGACGGATTCCTTGTATCAGATAAAGGCCACCAAGTGGGGGTATAAGACCTATAATGCGAAATTAATCCCCACACCCGGCCGGGAGACAAAGATCGACGCCAAAATGCCGCTCCGGCGCTGGAAGATTAACTTTTGTTCGTTCGATTTTGTGAAAACCCTTGTTTCCAGTGCCGAGGATGTTGCCACATTCGCCTCCTATAGTGCCACTACCCAGACCATGTCTGTCACTGAAGATGATTTCGTGGGCAGCGGATTGGGGGGCGGGGCGGGGGTGGGCTTTGCCCTCAACCGCAATATTACCCTGGGACTGATGTACCAGTTCCGGATCTATCCGGATGCGATCGAAAAGAACCTCTCCTCCGACTGGTATTCGACCACGATGCAGTCCGAGGACCTGGAAATAAATTTCACCTCCCACACCCCGCTGGTCAATCTGGCGGTGGCGGTACCCTGGGGACGGTTGGAACCCTACGGCGAGATCAGGTATGGGGCCATCAGCTTCTCGGCCAAGGCCGACGGAGAATATTATATCCAGTATATGTCACGTCCATCAGTGGACAGCGCCTATACCATTGACAGCACCATTACCAGAACAATCGACGACAAGGTGGTATACCGGACCCTTCAGGTGGGCGGAGGCTTTTTATTCTGGCTGAAGCCGGACCGGGAGGCCTTGAGGGTCTACTGGATGTATTCCAGGGACAGTTTTGAGGATTTTTCAATGCCCGGATCACAGCAGGAGATCGACCTGAAGGCCTCGGGTCTGCAGTTCGGCTGCGGCTTTACGGTTCATTTTTAA
- a CDS encoding D-alanine--D-alanine ligase, which translates to MPAGSIKKKIADKKIGVLMGGRSGEREVSLRSGRNVLASLKRQGFKAVGIDVGTDVAKKLAAQKIELAFIILHGRYGEDGTIQGLLEMMDIPYTGSGVLASALAMHKGYSKKIFKEQGIPTPEFLWIDRGDDPARAAQQAQEELGLPLIIKPLEEGSSIGVSIVKNHREAVSGFKKLHRKYGGLIAERFISGMNITTGILGNGQKAKALPILELVPKNEFYDFQAKYTKGMTEFIIPARLPGSLYRRAQETALAAHHTLGCHGWSRVDAIVDRAGTPYILEVNTLPGMTDLSDLPAEAKVAGLSYDEVVLTILASAKI; encoded by the coding sequence ATGCCTGCTGGCAGCATCAAGAAAAAAATCGCCGATAAAAAGATCGGGGTCCTGATGGGCGGGCGTTCCGGGGAACGGGAGGTGTCCCTGCGCTCCGGCAGGAATGTTCTGGCATCCCTGAAACGGCAGGGATTCAAAGCGGTGGGCATCGATGTGGGAACCGATGTGGCCAAAAAGCTGGCGGCCCAAAAGATAGAGCTGGCTTTCATCATCCTGCACGGCCGGTACGGCGAGGATGGCACCATTCAGGGGCTTCTGGAGATGATGGACATTCCCTACACCGGGTCGGGGGTGCTGGCTTCGGCCCTGGCCATGCACAAGGGCTACAGCAAAAAAATATTCAAGGAGCAGGGGATCCCCACCCCGGAATTTTTATGGATCGATCGGGGCGACGACCCGGCCCGGGCCGCCCAACAGGCCCAGGAGGAACTGGGACTGCCGCTGATAATAAAGCCGCTGGAGGAGGGCTCTTCCATCGGGGTTTCCATCGTCAAGAACCACCGGGAGGCTGTGTCGGGTTTCAAGAAGCTGCACCGCAAGTACGGCGGGTTGATCGCCGAGCGGTTCATATCGGGCATGAATATCACCACCGGCATTCTGGGCAACGGCCAAAAAGCCAAAGCCCTGCCGATCCTGGAGCTGGTTCCCAAAAACGAATTCTACGATTTCCAGGCCAAATACACCAAGGGGATGACCGAGTTCATCATACCGGCCCGCCTGCCAGGCAGCCTTTACCGCCGGGCCCAGGAGACGGCTTTGGCCGCCCATCATACGTTGGGCTGTCACGGCTGGTCCCGGGTGGATGCCATAGTGGACCGGGCTGGGACCCCGTACATTTTGGAGGTTAACACCCTGCCGGGGATGACCGACCTGTCCGACCTTCCGGCCGAGGCCAAGGTGGCCGGTCTGAGCTATGATGAGGTGGTGCTGACGATCCTAGCCAGCGCAAAAATCTAA